One window from the genome of Variovorax sp. PAMC26660 encodes:
- a CDS encoding thermonuclease family protein, which produces MNGFRSLLLAGLLALPLLAAAEPRDCLVVGVSDGDTITARCGEPGAYEQVKVRINGIDAPEKKQPFGERAKQAMSDLVYMKDIELDCFKTDRYRRSVCKVMVAPASNPDGPQTLDAGLAMITVGMAWWYRAYSREQTRQERGQYEFAETEAKAKRVGLWHDADPVAPWDWRKTQRQGPTSY; this is translated from the coding sequence GTGAACGGGTTCCGCTCGCTCCTGCTGGCCGGCCTGCTCGCCCTGCCCCTGCTCGCCGCGGCCGAGCCGCGCGACTGCCTGGTGGTCGGCGTCAGCGACGGCGACACCATTACCGCGCGCTGTGGCGAGCCTGGTGCGTATGAGCAAGTCAAGGTACGCATCAACGGCATCGACGCGCCCGAGAAAAAGCAGCCGTTCGGCGAACGTGCCAAGCAGGCTATGTCCGATCTGGTCTACATGAAGGACATCGAACTCGACTGCTTTAAGACCGACCGCTACCGGCGCAGCGTGTGCAAGGTGATGGTGGCCCCAGCTTCAAATCCAGATGGACCGCAGACTCTGGACGCCGGCCTCGCGATGATCACCGTTGGCATGGCGTGGTGGTACCGCGCCTACTCGCGCGAACAGACGCGGCAGGAGCGCGGGCAGTACGAGTTCGCGGAGACCGAGGCGAAGGCCAAGCGCGTGGGCCTGTGGCACGACGCCGATCCAGTAGCGCCCTGGGACTGGCGCAAGACTCAACGTCAGGGCCCCACGTCTTACTGA
- a CDS encoding DUF6950 family protein: MAAVGDVVLLLNEGRELLGVCNGAIAIGPGENGRLALQMSAAIVAWKI, encoded by the coding sequence ATGGCCGCAGTCGGCGACGTGGTGTTGTTGCTCAACGAAGGTCGTGAGCTGCTGGGTGTCTGCAACGGGGCGATCGCCATTGGCCCGGGGGAGAACGGCAGGCTTGCGCTCCAAATGTCGGCGGCCATCGTCGCCTGGAAAATCTGA
- a CDS encoding 3'-5' exoribonuclease: protein MRIWIDTEFNGHEGELISLALVDEDGASFYRYVHCAEPEPWVAANVLPVLGLYSLAPERKAPASRQPSNVWTLAYLQRALAQWLEVYESIHLVADWPEDIAHFCRLLITGPGTRLDTPPLTMEIRRDLDAESLVPHNALEDARAMRAVHLAYEKAGCL from the coding sequence ATGAGGATCTGGATCGACACCGAGTTCAACGGGCATGAGGGAGAACTGATCTCGCTGGCTCTCGTCGACGAGGATGGGGCCAGTTTCTATCGCTACGTGCACTGTGCAGAGCCCGAGCCTTGGGTTGCCGCAAATGTGTTGCCTGTTCTGGGCCTCTACAGTCTCGCCCCCGAGCGCAAAGCGCCCGCTTCACGCCAGCCCAGCAATGTCTGGACGCTTGCGTACCTTCAGCGTGCGCTTGCCCAGTGGCTTGAGGTCTACGAGAGCATCCACCTCGTCGCGGACTGGCCTGAAGACATCGCCCACTTCTGTCGACTGCTGATTACCGGGCCCGGCACACGCCTCGACACCCCTCCGCTGACCATGGAGATCCGTCGCGATCTCGATGCTGAATCACTGGTGCCACACAACGCGCTGGAGGACGCGCGCGCGATGCGTGCCGTACACCTTGCATACGAGAAGGCGGGGTGCCTGTGA
- a CDS encoding glycoside hydrolase family 19 protein, which yields MTRRTASEWARILTSCGVAAATASLWGQVFSEEVNESTFSQGDADLADFLPNILHESTLLQQLEENLNYSAAALVPTFGAHRITPAQAQRVGRIPGKQAADQRAIANIVYGGDWGRKNLGNVLPDDGWTFRGRTPIGLTGRGNYERVGDLVGQNLVGIPDLAAQPRYSLEICIAWWEDKIPDSMLGETTAIRKRVNGGDLGLAEVKALTSTVRRALGGR from the coding sequence ATGACCAGGCGCACCGCATCCGAATGGGCTCGCATCCTCACCTCGTGCGGCGTGGCGGCCGCGACGGCCAGCCTGTGGGGGCAGGTCTTCAGCGAAGAAGTCAACGAGAGCACCTTCAGCCAGGGCGACGCTGACCTGGCCGACTTCCTGCCGAACATCCTGCACGAGTCGACGCTGTTGCAGCAGCTCGAGGAGAACCTGAACTACAGCGCGGCCGCGCTTGTGCCCACGTTCGGCGCGCACCGCATCACGCCGGCGCAGGCGCAGCGAGTTGGGCGCATCCCAGGCAAGCAGGCGGCCGACCAGCGCGCGATCGCGAACATCGTCTACGGCGGTGACTGGGGCCGAAAGAATCTCGGCAATGTCTTGCCGGATGACGGTTGGACCTTTCGGGGGCGTACGCCGATCGGCCTGACTGGGCGTGGCAACTACGAAAGGGTCGGTGACCTCGTGGGCCAGAACCTGGTGGGGATTCCGGATCTGGCGGCCCAACCGCGGTACTCGCTGGAGATCTGCATCGCCTGGTGGGAGGACAAGATCCCCGACAGCATGCTGGGCGAGACGACCGCCATTCGAAAGCGGGTGAACGGTGGCGACCTCGGCCTGGCCGAAGTCAAGGCGCTGACCTCTACGGTTCGCCGTGCACTGGGAGGACGTTGA
- a CDS encoding phage tail protein — protein sequence MPTLIAPVVAWATGLGATTMAVTAISWAITLVGGLGFSSMQKRKAERSQRAAYDASVVDRLVNTQTTVGPRELVMGRTRKGGNVFFQSAVAPYNSTFVTTIALAAHEIDGVERIFFNDTPIDLDGAGNVTTAPWGKTTIESVMQTSISAVTLLDRTPIAASVQVVEWISQGNGEDAQHQRSPVPFSLNGNVVTLTNPPVQGATYYISYQWSNFLSVARVYVHLGSPGQPADARLQAFLPGTWTAAHRAAGVAYLQCEFVYEESAFPNGLPNVTALIRGARMYDPRTNTFGWSENPALMMRNVLTHPQFGKRTSLTDAEEARISAAANACDLLWNYTGAEYVPMFRAALVAQFGAPARDVLDDLAQAMGGEWAFAAGEFFVRAGVYQAPVMNLTDADLAVVQRNNESVSQSSITLSPHKPRNEKINIVSARIWDQAANYVETPITPYRADALVAADGAELAQEVTMPAVFYAGQAFHIAGIMLRDGRDPLTVTLPFKLRAYPLELFDGITLTVPRYGWTDKEFRILSRTFSPEGLMLTLKETTAHIFVPGLAFLPQGYAPNSGLPRPWDIHPPSIVSVFSGEDELIVQNDGTIVNGVRVTWLPIQDASIVSNGNVEVQYFVLPDGPWRSVVVPGNATEAKFTGVEDLAMVLILARTRNSLAVSVWSAQVLHQVIGKTEPPPNMENLNISGSVLTWTMPRRPPDLAGFVFRFHYGSNLDWGSATRLHDEGVVTTSPYDLVRRPGGVVTIMGKARDTSGNESLATANIVMNLGDPPIANIVEQWDFAALGWPFAPGEQSGWTLVGEKPTADDLDSFYGTDDQSFYGQDNDPFYKASSYAQLIYVSPEVSLNAALAGSVMTVVVETQGIDLKIDYRLSGQGSFYGPDASSFYGDDDEAPFYLPPGEWQPWPGQLVVSNDVYQFRIRLGAGAVQGVLEQLTVIVDAPDIEEEIADLPIAAAGTIPPFTKPFTSIKTVQVTLQANGSGATTAEVNKSVPLAPVVRLFNAAHVAVSGATADITLKGY from the coding sequence ATGCCCACGCTCATTGCTCCAGTTGTTGCGTGGGCCACAGGACTCGGCGCCACCACCATGGCCGTGACGGCCATCTCGTGGGCCATCACGCTGGTTGGTGGCCTTGGGTTTTCCAGTATGCAAAAGCGCAAGGCTGAGCGTTCGCAGCGGGCGGCCTACGATGCTTCGGTGGTCGACCGCCTGGTCAACACGCAGACCACGGTCGGGCCGCGCGAGCTGGTGATGGGCCGCACGCGCAAGGGCGGCAACGTCTTCTTCCAGTCGGCAGTTGCCCCTTACAACTCCACGTTCGTGACCACCATCGCGCTCGCCGCGCATGAGATCGATGGTGTGGAGCGGATCTTCTTCAACGACACGCCGATCGACCTGGACGGCGCCGGCAATGTGACGACGGCGCCGTGGGGGAAGACAACTATCGAGAGCGTGATGCAGACCTCGATCTCGGCGGTCACGCTTCTGGATCGCACGCCGATTGCCGCATCTGTTCAGGTCGTCGAGTGGATCTCCCAAGGTAATGGCGAGGACGCTCAACACCAGCGAAGCCCGGTCCCGTTTTCGCTGAACGGCAATGTTGTGACCTTGACGAACCCCCCCGTTCAGGGGGCGACCTACTACATCAGTTATCAGTGGTCGAATTTCCTGTCAGTCGCGCGTGTCTACGTACACCTGGGCTCACCTGGCCAACCCGCTGACGCTCGGCTGCAGGCCTTCCTGCCAGGGACCTGGACCGCCGCGCACCGCGCCGCCGGCGTGGCCTATCTGCAGTGCGAGTTCGTCTACGAAGAGTCCGCCTTCCCGAACGGCCTGCCGAACGTGACTGCGCTGATTCGCGGCGCGCGCATGTACGACCCGCGAACCAACACTTTCGGCTGGTCCGAAAACCCCGCGCTGATGATGCGCAATGTGCTGACGCATCCCCAGTTCGGCAAGCGCACCAGCTTGACGGATGCGGAAGAGGCCCGGATCAGCGCCGCGGCCAATGCTTGTGACCTGCTGTGGAACTACACGGGCGCGGAATACGTTCCGATGTTCCGCGCCGCGCTGGTGGCCCAGTTCGGAGCTCCGGCGCGTGATGTGCTGGACGACTTGGCGCAGGCGATGGGCGGAGAGTGGGCCTTTGCGGCCGGCGAGTTCTTTGTACGTGCAGGCGTCTACCAGGCGCCGGTCATGAACCTGACCGATGCAGACCTGGCAGTCGTGCAGCGCAACAATGAGTCGGTCTCGCAGAGCTCGATCACGCTCAGCCCCCACAAGCCACGCAACGAGAAGATCAACATCGTTTCGGCGCGGATCTGGGACCAGGCCGCGAACTACGTCGAAACCCCGATCACGCCCTATCGGGCCGATGCGCTGGTGGCCGCCGACGGTGCTGAGCTGGCGCAGGAAGTGACGATGCCGGCCGTCTTCTATGCAGGGCAGGCGTTCCACATCGCCGGGATCATGTTGCGGGATGGGCGAGATCCGCTGACGGTCACGCTGCCGTTCAAGCTGCGGGCCTATCCCCTCGAGCTGTTTGACGGCATCACCCTCACTGTCCCTCGCTACGGTTGGACGGACAAGGAATTCCGGATCCTGTCTCGCACGTTCTCACCCGAGGGCCTGATGCTGACGCTCAAGGAGACGACTGCGCACATCTTTGTGCCTGGGCTGGCGTTCCTGCCGCAAGGCTATGCGCCGAACAGCGGGCTGCCGCGCCCGTGGGACATCCATCCGCCATCGATCGTTTCGGTCTTCAGCGGGGAGGACGAACTGATCGTTCAGAACGACGGGACCATCGTCAACGGTGTGCGCGTGACCTGGTTGCCGATTCAGGACGCCTCGATTGTCTCGAATGGCAACGTTGAGGTGCAGTACTTCGTGCTGCCGGATGGACCGTGGCGCAGCGTCGTCGTGCCGGGCAATGCGACCGAAGCGAAGTTCACAGGCGTTGAAGACTTGGCGATGGTGCTCATCCTCGCACGGACGCGGAATTCTCTTGCGGTCAGCGTCTGGAGCGCGCAAGTGCTTCACCAGGTCATCGGCAAGACCGAGCCGCCGCCCAACATGGAGAACCTGAACATCTCCGGGAGCGTGCTCACCTGGACGATGCCGCGACGTCCGCCTGACCTGGCCGGCTTTGTTTTCCGCTTCCACTATGGCAGCAATCTCGATTGGGGCAGCGCCACACGTCTGCACGACGAGGGCGTGGTCACCACTTCCCCCTACGACCTCGTGAGGCGCCCTGGTGGCGTTGTCACGATCATGGGCAAGGCTCGGGACACGAGTGGCAACGAGTCGCTGGCCACCGCCAACATCGTGATGAATCTGGGCGACCCTCCCATTGCGAACATCGTTGAGCAATGGGACTTCGCCGCCCTGGGCTGGCCGTTCGCGCCAGGCGAGCAATCGGGCTGGACGCTTGTCGGAGAGAAGCCCACAGCGGATGACCTCGATTCGTTCTACGGGACCGATGACCAGAGCTTCTACGGCCAGGACAACGACCCGTTCTACAAGGCCAGTTCCTATGCCCAGCTCATCTATGTAAGCCCGGAGGTCTCGCTGAACGCAGCGCTTGCGGGTTCGGTGATGACGGTCGTTGTCGAGACGCAGGGCATCGATCTGAAGATCGACTATCGGCTTTCGGGGCAGGGTTCGTTCTATGGGCCTGACGCCTCGTCGTTCTACGGTGATGACGACGAAGCACCGTTCTATCTGCCGCCCGGCGAATGGCAGCCTTGGCCCGGCCAGTTGGTGGTGTCAAACGACGTCTACCAGTTTCGCATCCGCCTTGGTGCAGGTGCCGTGCAGGGGGTGCTTGAGCAGCTGACCGTGATCGTCGACGCGCCCGACATCGAGGAAGAGATCGCAGATCTCCCGATCGCTGCAGCAGGGACTATTCCTCCCTTCACCAAGCCGTTCACTTCCATCAAGACCGTGCAGGTCACGTTGCAGGCCAACGGCAGCGGCGCGACGACCGCCGAAGTCAACAAGTCCGTGCCGCTGGCCCCTGTCGTCAGGTTGTTCAACGCGGCGCACGTCGCAGTTTCCGGCGCCACCGCCGACATCACTTTGAAAGGATATTGA
- a CDS encoding phage tail protein: MPAPPARAELSAPYPAPSSGQARAGMGKLWDWLTGLLGVNGGTPAEARAALGAQLEPGIVSYTAASTPPAGWLKRNGAAVSVAAYPGLAAAIYCGDTNNPTALFGYRTTSTSAPSTNRSIAGQYIVLPDGRGEFDRGWDDARGVDVGRVFGSAQGDAFRAHNHGISGDNVFGTAGTFSYYPGPGRTPHTSEVVGGAETRPRNVAYLPIIKY, translated from the coding sequence ATGCCCGCACCACCCGCAAGAGCCGAGCTCTCTGCCCCTTACCCCGCCCCATCCAGCGGCCAGGCCCGTGCAGGCATGGGCAAGTTGTGGGACTGGCTGACTGGGCTGCTCGGCGTCAACGGCGGAACTCCCGCCGAAGCCCGTGCGGCACTGGGCGCGCAGCTGGAGCCCGGCATCGTTTCCTATACCGCCGCGTCGACGCCGCCCGCTGGATGGCTGAAGCGAAACGGCGCGGCAGTTTCAGTCGCTGCCTATCCCGGGCTGGCGGCCGCCATCTACTGCGGTGACACCAACAACCCGACGGCGCTGTTTGGCTACCGCACCACCAGCACGTCGGCGCCATCGACGAACCGCAGCATTGCGGGTCAGTACATCGTTCTGCCTGACGGTCGCGGCGAGTTCGATCGCGGCTGGGACGATGCGCGTGGCGTGGATGTGGGGCGGGTTTTTGGCTCGGCTCAAGGCGATGCCTTCCGGGCTCACAACCACGGCATTAGCGGCGACAACGTGTTCGGCACAGCCGGCACTTTCTCGTACTACCCCGGCCCGGGGCGCACGCCCCACACCTCGGAGGTCGTTGGCGGCGCTGAAACCCGACCGCGCAACGTCGCCTACCTGCCGATCATCAAGTACTGA